The nucleotide window CGACCTCGGCGTCGTCCTGGCCGACGCAGAGCACGAGCGCGGCGGACAGGGTCATGGTCGCCGGGTCGCGGTCGACGTCCTCGCAGGCCCGGCGCACGCGGTCGAAGGCCGCGACAGCCTCCTCGGCCGGCGCGAACGGCACGTTGAACTCGTCGGCGTAGGCGGCGGCGAGGCGCGGGGTGCGTCTGGCCCCGGTCCCGCCGAGCAGGACGGGCACCTTCTCCTGCACGGGCTTAGGCAGCGCCGGGGAGTCCACGAGCGTCCAGTGCTCGCCCTCGAAGCCGAACGTGGCCCCGACCGGGGTCGCCCACAGCCCCGTGATGATCGCCAGCTGCTCCTCGTACCGGTCGAAGCGCTCCCCCAGCGACGGGAACGGCAGCCCGTAGGCCGTGTGCTCCTCGGCGTACCAGCCCGAGCCCAGGCCGAGCTCGACCCGGCCCCCGGACATCTGGTCGACCTGCGCCACGGTGATCGCCAGCGGGCCGGGGTGCCGGAACGTCGCCGCGGTCACCAGCGTCCCCAGCCGGATCGTCGAGGTCTCCCGGGCCAGGCCCGCAAGCGTCGTCCAGGCGTCGGTGGGTCCGGGCAGGCCGTCGCCGCCGCCCATCGCGAGGTAGTGGTCGGAGCGGAAGAAGGCGCCGTAGCCGCACTCCTCCGCGGTCCTGGCGACGGCCAGCAGGTCGTCGTACGTGGCGCCCTGCTGGGGCTCGGTGAAGACGCGCAGCTCCATGACGACGACCCTAGGCGCGTGGGCCAGGTCACGGCTGCCGGTGCGGCCCGCCCGCGCACGGCGGCGTACCGTTGCCGGCGTGACTCTCGCCCCTGACGGCCGCCGGATGCTCCGTATCGAGGCACGCAACGCCTCGGTGCCGATCGAGAAGAAGCCGTCGTGGATCAAGACGCGGGTGAAGACCGGCCCCGAGTACACGGCCCTGCAGAAGCTCGTGAAGTCCGAGGGTCTGCACACCGTCTGCCAGGAGGCCGGCTGCCCCAACATCTTCGAGTGCTGGGAGGACAAGGAGGCGACCTTCCTCATCGGCGGCGAGCAGTGCACCCGCCGGTGCGACTTCTGCCAGATCGACACCGGCAAGCCGTCCCCGCTGGACCGTGACGAGCCGCGCCGGGTCGCCGAGAGCGTCCGCACGATGGGCCTTCGCTACGCGACCGTCACCGGCGTCGCCCGCGACGACCAGCCCGACGGCGGCGCCTGGCTGTACGCCGAGACCGTCCGGCAGATCCACGACCTCTGCGCCGGGACCGGCGTCGAGATCCTCGTCCCGGACTTCAACGGCGTGCCCGAGCTCCTCCAGCAGGTCTTCGACGCCGCCCCCGAGGTGTTCGCCCACAACGTGGAGACGGTCCCCCGCATCTTCAAGGCCATCCGGCCCGCCTTCACCTATGAGCGCTCGCTCGACGTGCTGACCCAGGGCCGGTCCGCCGGCATGGTGACCAAGTCCAACCTCATCCTCGGCATGGGCGAGACGCGCGAGGAGGTGTCGCAGGCCCTGCGGGACCTGCACGAGGCCGGCACCGACCTCATCACCATCACCCAGTACCTGCGCCCCACGCCCCGGCACCACCCGGTGGAGCGGTGGGTGCGTCCCGAGGAGTTCGTCGAGCTCGAGGCCGAGGCGCGCGAGATCGGCTACGCGGGCGTCATGTCCGGCCCGCTGGTCCGCTCCAGCTACCGCGCGGGCCGGCTGTACCGCGAGGCGCTGGCCGCGCGCACCGGCGCGACCGCGGTCGCGCAGACCGTCACGGCCTGAGCCGACCTCAGCCGGAAGGGTCGGCCACGGCAGGGGGTTGCCGTGGTCGGCCCACGTATGTTTACCTCTGCGAACGTTCGCAGTCGTAAACGCCTCTTGGGGGACCGATGACCCGTACCGCCCGCCTGCGCCCGGCCGTCGTCGCCGTGCTGCTCGCCCCGTTCCTGTCGCTCACCCTGGGCGTCGCCCCGGGGAACGCCGGCCCCGCCGCGTCCGAGACCCCCGAGCTCGTCGTCGTGCTCGACTCCTCGGGCTCGATGGCCGAGGCCGACGCCGGCGGCGGGCAGACCCGGATGGAGGCCGCGAAGCAGGCTGTGGTGGCCCTCGCCCAGGACGCGCCCGCCTCGTCCCGGATCGGCCTGCGCACCTACGGCGACGGGGTCGACTCCGAGGCGCCCGGCTCGTGCGAGGACACCACCCTCCGGGTCCCCGTCGGGCCGGTGGACCGCGCGGCGATCACCTCGCAGGTGCAGTCGCTGTCCCCCCGCGGCGACACCCCCATCGGCACGGCGCTGCGGGCGGCGGCCGGTGACCTCACCGGCACCGGCCCCCGCTCCGTCGTCCTCGTCTCCGACGGCGAGCCGACGTGCGACCCGGACCCCTGCGTGGTCGCCGGCGAGCTCGCGGTCCAGGGCGTCGACCTCCGCATCGACGTGGTGGGCTTCCGGGTGGACGAGGACGCCCGCCGGATCCTCCAGTGCGTGGCCGACGCCGGCGGGGGCCGGTACGTCGACGCCGCCGACGCCGGCGACCTGACCGAGGCGCTCGACACCAGCCTCGACCGGGGCTTCCGCGTCTACCAGCCCGAGGGCACCCCCGTGCAGGGATCCCTGACGCCGGAGGGGGCACCCGTCCTGGCGGAGGGGCAGTACCTCGACGCCATCGCCGTGGACGCCCCGGTGCACTACCTCGTCGACGTCCCACGCGGCTGGACGATGCGCGCGGGCGTCACCATCACGCGCGGGGACGACCCGCAGCGGCGCGGCGTGCGCGGCTATGTGACGACCACGGTCGACACGACCTCGCCCGACCCGGTGCAGTGCGCCTTCTCCCCCGACAGCACCGACAACCAGCGCGGCAGCTCCCCGCTCAGCGGCTCCGTCATGGTCGGGCCCGGTGCGCTGAGCACCTACTCCTGGATGGAGGAGTGCGAGCAGGAGGACCAGTTCCTCCTCACGGTGGACTGGACCATCTCGAGCTCGCCCGGGCCGTTCCCCATGGAGGTGCTCGTCCAGCTCGAGCCCCCCGTGGTCGGGACGGAGGGACTGGGCACCGAGGGCGACGAGACGACGGTGTTTCCCGAGCTGCAGCCGCTGCCGGACCCCTCCCCCGTGGACGGCGGGCCCAGCTTCAACGACGCGACGCTGCTCGAGCCCGGCGCCTGGTCGGACTCCATGCGCCTGGGCGAGACCGTCTTCTACCGCGTGCCGGTGGACTGGGGCCAGCAGCTGGCGGTGCGGGTGGACTTCCCCCCGACCGTCGAGGGGTCCGCG belongs to Aquipuribacter hungaricus and includes:
- a CDS encoding vWA domain-containing protein, with protein sequence MTRTARLRPAVVAVLLAPFLSLTLGVAPGNAGPAASETPELVVVLDSSGSMAEADAGGGQTRMEAAKQAVVALAQDAPASSRIGLRTYGDGVDSEAPGSCEDTTLRVPVGPVDRAAITSQVQSLSPRGDTPIGTALRAAAGDLTGTGPRSVVLVSDGEPTCDPDPCVVAGELAVQGVDLRIDVVGFRVDEDARRILQCVADAGGGRYVDAADAGDLTEALDTSLDRGFRVYQPEGTPVQGSLTPEGAPVLAEGQYLDAIAVDAPVHYLVDVPRGWTMRAGVTITRGDDPQRRGVRGYVTTTVDTTSPDPVQCAFSPDSTDNQRGSSPLSGSVMVGPGALSTYSWMEECEQEDQFLLTVDWTISSSPGPFPMEVLVQLEPPVVGTEGLGTEGDETTVFPELQPLPDPSPVDGGPSFNDATLLEPGAWSDSMRLGETVFYRVPVDWGQQLAVRVDFPPTVEGSALDDALRLGNYANLLLFDETRGHAYPIGSKSTRYVQMEDEGGYMAITTHPVTWANRGETVYNEVRRLSRPGDLYLMLSMDSDETSGDEIGLAVPYTVSVDVLGDPQPGPRYATTAGGAVPSAEPSEEASEPAPSSAPEPSEDVSPAVEAASGTEAGRDGSGGALLPVLVGAASLLAALLVALVLWGWRTTRSGARTG
- a CDS encoding LLM class F420-dependent oxidoreductase, producing the protein MELRVFTEPQQGATYDDLLAVARTAEECGYGAFFRSDHYLAMGGGDGLPGPTDAWTTLAGLARETSTIRLGTLVTAATFRHPGPLAITVAQVDQMSGGRVELGLGSGWYAEEHTAYGLPFPSLGERFDRYEEQLAIITGLWATPVGATFGFEGEHWTLVDSPALPKPVQEKVPVLLGGTGARRTPRLAAAYADEFNVPFAPAEEAVAAFDRVRRACEDVDRDPATMTLSAALVLCVGQDDAEVDRRAAAIGRDADELRANGVAGTPDEAVETLRRWADLGCERVYLQVLDLHDLDHLRLVADAVAPALR
- the lipA gene encoding lipoyl synthase, with product MTLAPDGRRMLRIEARNASVPIEKKPSWIKTRVKTGPEYTALQKLVKSEGLHTVCQEAGCPNIFECWEDKEATFLIGGEQCTRRCDFCQIDTGKPSPLDRDEPRRVAESVRTMGLRYATVTGVARDDQPDGGAWLYAETVRQIHDLCAGTGVEILVPDFNGVPELLQQVFDAAPEVFAHNVETVPRIFKAIRPAFTYERSLDVLTQGRSAGMVTKSNLILGMGETREEVSQALRDLHEAGTDLITITQYLRPTPRHHPVERWVRPEEFVELEAEAREIGYAGVMSGPLVRSSYRAGRLYREALAARTGATAVAQTVTA